DNA sequence from the Terriglobales bacterium genome:
GCTCAGTTCGCATCGGATGGGAAGCGGCTGCGAGATGAACCTCAGCGCTGTGAAGATCATAGGCGCGTAGTGCTGAAGCTTCGCGGCTCCGTGGCTTCGTGGCTCAGGAGTTTATCCTGCTCGTGCCGAACGTCGCGGCTTCAGCACTTCCGCAATCTTTCTGATAAGCGCATCGGGATCGTCTGATGTCGAAACGAAGCCATCGACGTATGCAATCACCATCTCCGCGAGGGTGAATACGCCCGAGAAGATGATGACCGGTACGGCAGGTCGGATCGTTTTCATTTCCAACGCGACGAGGTCACCGCTCATGCCCGGCATGTAGTAGTCGACAACAGCAAGGTCAACGTAGTTTTCTGTAAACAGCTTGAGAGCG
Encoded proteins:
- a CDS encoding response regulator, with product MAETLLYVDDNLQRLEVMNARLRLLGYKVLTASNGVDALKLFTENYVDLAVVDYYMPGMSGDLVALEMKTIRPAVPVIIFSGVFTLAEMVIAYVDGFVSTSDDPDALIRKIAEVLKPRRSARAG